In Chelonia mydas isolate rCheMyd1 chromosome 18, rCheMyd1.pri.v2, whole genome shotgun sequence, a single genomic region encodes these proteins:
- the PLA2G2F gene encoding LOW QUALITY PROTEIN: group IIF secretory phospholipase A2 (The sequence of the model RefSeq protein was modified relative to this genomic sequence to represent the inferred CDS: substituted 1 base at 1 genomic stop codon) gives MNSKDALNYPSYTQLMHQLRIPLRQAAFWLRQGLWEIHPXGIRFCTDMWKLFPMAILAASILTMIHSSLLNFKFMIRRITRKSALISYNGYGCHCGLGGRGQPLDKTDWCCHAHDCCYKELTNQSCHPFFDHYRYSIINKDVICWNTNNATCAKRACECDRTAVLCFRKEASSYHKGYRYYFNFFCKGTTPSC, from the exons ATGAATTCCAAGGATGCTCTGAATTATCCCAGTTACACCCAGCTGATGCATCAGCTAAGGATCCCCTTACGTCAGGCAGCTTTCTGGCTGCGGCAGGGGCTATGGGAGATTCATCCCTAAGGCATCAG GTTCTGCACAGACATGTGGAAACTCTTCCCAATGGCAATACTGGCAGCCAGCA TTTTGACCATGATCCACAGCAGCCTCCTCAATTTCAAATTCATGATCCGGAGAATTACTAGGAAAAGTGCCTTAATTTCCTATAATGGGTATGGATGCCACTGTGGACTCGGTGGGAGAGGGCAGCCTCTGGATAAGACAGACTG GTGCTGTCATGCCCATGACTGCTGCTATAAGGAGTTAACCAACCAGAGCTGTCACCCATTTTTCGATCATTATCGATACTCCATCATCAACAAAGATGTTATATGCT GGAACACAAATAATGCCACCTGTGCAAAGCGAGCATGTGAATGTGACCGGACAGCGGTCCTGTGTTTCAGAAAGGAAGCAAGCAGCTATCACAAAGGATACCGCTATTACTTCAATTTCTTCTGCAAAGGAACTACCCCCAGTTGCTAA